A genomic region of Pseudoxanthomonas suwonensis contains the following coding sequences:
- a CDS encoding fimbrial biogenesis chaperone: protein MTRQDTARARMGRARHIARWLFVAAMAMAATVAQAADLQVNPIMIEFTAGEQSQAIWLTNTGTKPLKAQVRVSSWTQVDGRDQLTPTRDLVASPAILEVAAGEQQLVRLIRPRSDPSQSEAAYRLTIDELPADASAPRDPGLQFLLQYSVPVFLLAEGTEPLSPSRRTATTAVGNSDGLAVHLEVAGDASVLSIANAGRQRVRLSNLAWVDSAGKRIELVPGLFGYVLAGQRMQWTIPLSPQLRANGGSLKVRFNDDPNDQTLPLEDPHG from the coding sequence ATGACACGACAGGACACGGCGCGCGCTCGGATGGGCCGCGCCCGGCACATCGCACGCTGGCTGTTCGTGGCTGCGATGGCGATGGCAGCAACTGTCGCGCAGGCGGCCGACCTGCAGGTGAATCCGATCATGATCGAATTCACCGCCGGCGAGCAGTCGCAGGCCATCTGGCTGACCAATACCGGCACCAAGCCGCTCAAGGCGCAGGTCCGGGTATCCAGCTGGACCCAGGTGGACGGCAGAGATCAGCTGACGCCGACCCGTGACCTAGTGGCCAGCCCGGCGATTCTAGAAGTCGCCGCCGGCGAGCAGCAGCTAGTGCGCCTGATCCGGCCTCGTTCCGATCCGTCGCAGTCCGAGGCCGCCTATCGTCTCACCATCGACGAGTTGCCTGCCGATGCGTCTGCGCCACGCGATCCAGGCCTGCAGTTCCTGCTGCAGTATTCGGTGCCGGTTTTCTTGCTCGCCGAGGGAACCGAGCCGCTAAGCCCCTCGCGTCGGACTGCGACCACCGCAGTCGGCAATTCTGACGGACTGGCCGTGCACCTCGAAGTTGCAGGTGATGCCAGTGTGCTGAGCATCGCCAATGCAGGACGGCAGCGGGTCAGGCTGAGCAATCTGGCTTGGGTGGACTCAGCCGGCAAGCGCATCGAGTTGGTACCCGGTCTATTTGGTTATGTGCTGGCGGGCCAGCGGATGCAGTGGACGATTCCGCTATCGCCGCAATTGCGTGCCAACGGAGGCAGCCTGAAGGTCAGGTTCAATGACGATCCGAACGATCAGACATTGCCGCTGGAAGATCCTCACGGCTAG
- the glnD gene encoding [protein-PII] uridylyltransferase, with protein sequence MGAGPLAADAPGGQAPAGDAGWAARARELLNHGDARLLKRYDREVDIDRLLALRARLVDDLLRRAWHHCVPDDAALSLIAVGGYGRGELFPRSDIDLLVLAEPEAQQAHQAALSRFFALLWDTGLPVGHAVRSAAECTAAAADQTVMTALLEARPVAAGPEAMAALAEAIAPQRIWPPREFFLAKREELQARHRRYGDTSDNLEPNIKDGPGGLRDLHTLGWMAQRAFGVRDLEALVSLGQLGPDEAAALVRERRSLGRLRFGLHLVAGRPEERLRFDYQKALAERLGYQDDEHSLGVEKMMQGFYRSAAIVRRISDRLLQRFEETFDGEAVPESLNPDFVLRRGYLAAAASYWPEADLREVLALFSTWAAHPEVRGLHSQTARALAESLKRLPAYDEAGPAARARFMALLRGPRPVETLTRMARLGVLGQYLPAFAQVSGRMQFDLFHVYTVDQHTLMVLKNIAGFASGMADERFSIAHEVWPRLRKPELLLLAGLFHDIAKGRGGDHSELGAVDAREFCAAHGLSEADTGLVVWLVEQHLRMSMTSQKQDISDPDVVRAFATLVGDRERLDYLYLLTCADIAGTSPKLWNAWKDRLLADLYLATRRALREGLEMPVAAEARAVEAREATRELMCDQGYDDGTIGRQFAEMPDESFLRFRPEQLAWQAAALVDVRMGDTQVAVRPVGGQAGAQGGALEVFVHSPDRDGLFAAIVATLDRHGYGVHQARILMGPHGTVFDTFEVLPADSFASGDPLQLERALRQALSGALENVRAPRRAAPRQLRHFRFAPKVEFSTTTDGRRSLFGLVCPDRPGLLADVAQALRARRLRVHDARIATFGERVEDLFQITDEHDQPLDAAAQDALRAELRARLDPDSPTTGAPR encoded by the coding sequence ATGGGCGCCGGTCCGTTGGCCGCCGACGCCCCGGGCGGGCAGGCGCCGGCGGGCGACGCCGGCTGGGCGGCCCGCGCCCGCGAACTGCTCAACCACGGCGACGCGCGCCTGCTCAAGCGCTACGACCGCGAGGTCGACATCGACCGCCTGCTGGCGCTGCGCGCGCGGCTGGTCGACGACCTGCTGCGGCGCGCCTGGCACCACTGCGTGCCCGACGACGCGGCGCTGTCGCTGATCGCGGTCGGCGGCTACGGCCGCGGCGAGCTGTTCCCGCGCTCGGACATCGACCTGCTGGTGCTGGCCGAACCGGAGGCGCAGCAGGCGCACCAGGCGGCGCTGTCGCGCTTCTTCGCGCTGCTGTGGGACACCGGCCTGCCGGTCGGCCACGCGGTGCGCTCGGCTGCCGAATGCACCGCCGCGGCCGCCGACCAGACGGTGATGACCGCGCTGCTCGAGGCGCGCCCGGTGGCGGCCGGGCCGGAGGCCATGGCGGCGCTGGCCGAGGCGATCGCGCCGCAGCGGATCTGGCCGCCGCGCGAGTTCTTCCTGGCCAAGCGCGAAGAGCTGCAGGCCCGCCACCGCCGCTACGGTGACACCTCCGACAACCTCGAGCCGAACATCAAGGACGGCCCGGGCGGCCTGCGCGACCTGCACACGCTGGGCTGGATGGCGCAGCGCGCGTTCGGCGTGCGCGACCTGGAGGCGCTGGTCAGCCTGGGCCAGCTCGGCCCGGACGAGGCCGCGGCGCTGGTGCGCGAGCGGCGTTCACTGGGGCGGCTGCGCTTCGGCCTGCACCTGGTCGCCGGGCGGCCGGAGGAGCGCCTGCGCTTCGACTACCAGAAGGCGCTGGCCGAGCGCCTGGGCTACCAGGACGACGAGCACAGCCTCGGCGTCGAGAAGATGATGCAGGGCTTCTACCGCAGCGCGGCGATCGTGCGCCGGATCAGCGACCGGCTGCTGCAGCGCTTCGAGGAGACCTTCGACGGCGAGGCCGTGCCGGAGTCGCTGAACCCGGACTTCGTGCTGCGCCGCGGCTACCTGGCCGCCGCCGCGTCGTACTGGCCGGAAGCGGACCTGCGCGAGGTGCTGGCGCTGTTCTCGACCTGGGCCGCGCACCCGGAAGTGCGCGGCCTGCACTCGCAGACCGCGCGCGCACTGGCCGAGTCGCTGAAGCGGCTGCCGGCCTACGACGAGGCCGGCCCGGCCGCGCGCGCGCGCTTCATGGCCCTGCTGCGCGGGCCGCGACCGGTGGAGACACTGACCCGGATGGCGCGGCTGGGCGTGCTCGGCCAGTACCTGCCGGCGTTTGCGCAGGTCTCCGGGCGCATGCAGTTCGACCTGTTCCACGTCTACACCGTCGACCAGCACACGCTGATGGTGCTGAAGAACATCGCCGGTTTCGCCAGTGGCATGGCGGACGAGCGCTTCTCGATCGCGCACGAGGTCTGGCCGCGGCTGCGCAAGCCCGAACTGCTGCTGCTGGCCGGCCTGTTCCACGACATCGCCAAGGGTCGCGGCGGCGACCACTCCGAACTGGGTGCGGTCGACGCGCGCGAGTTCTGCGCCGCGCACGGGCTCAGCGAGGCCGACACCGGCCTGGTGGTGTGGCTGGTCGAGCAGCACCTGCGCATGTCGATGACCTCGCAGAAGCAGGACATCTCCGATCCGGACGTGGTCCGTGCCTTCGCCACCCTGGTCGGCGACCGCGAGCGGCTGGACTACCTGTACCTGCTGACCTGCGCCGACATCGCCGGCACCAGCCCCAAGCTGTGGAACGCGTGGAAGGACCGGCTGCTGGCCGACCTGTACCTGGCCACCCGCCGGGCGCTGCGCGAGGGCCTGGAGATGCCGGTGGCCGCCGAGGCGCGCGCGGTCGAGGCGCGCGAGGCCACCCGCGAACTGATGTGCGATCAGGGCTACGACGACGGCACCATTGGCCGCCAGTTCGCCGAGATGCCCGACGAGAGCTTCCTGCGTTTCCGCCCCGAGCAGCTGGCCTGGCAGGCCGCCGCGCTGGTCGATGTGCGGATGGGCGATACCCAGGTGGCGGTGCGTCCCGTCGGTGGCCAGGCCGGCGCACAGGGTGGGGCGCTGGAGGTGTTCGTGCATTCGCCCGACCGCGACGGCCTGTTCGCCGCGATCGTCGCCACCCTCGACCGCCACGGCTACGGCGTGCACCAGGCGCGGATCCTGATGGGCCCGCACGGCACCGTGTTCGACACCTTCGAGGTGTTGCCGGCCGACAGCTTCGCCAGCGGCGATCCGCTGCAGCTGGAACGGGCGCTGCGTCAGGCCCTGTCCGGCGCGCTGGAGAACGTGCGCGCGCCGCGCCGGGCCGCGCCGCGGCAGCTGCGCCACTTCCGCTTCGCGCCGAAGGTGGAGTTCAGCACCACTACCGACGGCCGCCGCAGCCTGTTCGGCCTGGTCTGCCCGGATCGCCCCGGGCTGCTCGCCGACGTCGCCCAGGCACTGCGCGCCCGCCGGCTGCGCGTGCACGACGCGCGCATCGCCACCTTCGGCGAGCGCGTGGAGGACCTGTTCCAGATCACCGACGAACACGACCAGCCGCTGGACGCTGCCGCGCAGGATGCCCTGCGCGCCGAGCTGCGCGCGCGGCTGGACCCCGACAGCCCAACGACCGGAGCCCCCCGCTGA
- the dapD gene encoding 2,3,4,5-tetrahydropyridine-2,6-dicarboxylate N-succinyltransferase produces MAAQTPKKSPARKTARKRPAVPAGPGLEELKFSIESAFARRAALTLDEIDGSTRPLVERVIGGLESSEFRVAEPDGKGGWQVNEWLKKAVLLYFRVNDMVVMEGQPAPFWDKVPARFGNYGEAEFRKLGVRVVPGTIARRGAHLGKDVVLMPSFINIGAHVGEGTMVDTWATVGSCAQVGKHCHISGGAGIGGVLEPLQASPTIVEDHCFIGARSEVVEGVVVGHHSVIGMGVFIGQSTRIYNRATGEISYGYVPPGSVVVSGSLPAADGSHSLYCAVIVKQVDAKTRAKTSINELLRG; encoded by the coding sequence ATGGCCGCGCAGACGCCGAAGAAGTCCCCCGCCCGCAAGACCGCGCGCAAGCGCCCCGCCGTGCCCGCCGGCCCGGGCCTGGAAGAACTGAAGTTCTCCATCGAGAGCGCGTTCGCGCGCCGCGCGGCGCTGACCCTGGACGAGATCGACGGTTCGACCCGGCCGCTGGTGGAGCGGGTGATCGGCGGCCTGGAGTCGAGCGAGTTCCGCGTCGCCGAGCCGGACGGCAAGGGCGGCTGGCAGGTCAACGAATGGCTGAAGAAGGCGGTGCTGCTGTACTTCCGGGTCAATGACATGGTGGTGATGGAAGGCCAGCCCGCGCCGTTCTGGGACAAGGTGCCGGCGCGCTTCGGCAACTACGGCGAGGCCGAGTTCCGCAAGCTCGGCGTGCGCGTGGTGCCGGGCACCATCGCCCGGCGTGGCGCGCACCTGGGCAAGGACGTGGTGCTGATGCCCAGCTTCATCAACATTGGCGCGCACGTGGGCGAGGGCACCATGGTCGACACCTGGGCCACGGTCGGCTCCTGTGCCCAGGTCGGCAAGCACTGCCACATCTCCGGCGGCGCCGGCATCGGCGGCGTGCTCGAGCCGCTGCAGGCCAGCCCGACCATCGTCGAGGACCACTGCTTCATCGGCGCGCGCTCGGAAGTGGTCGAGGGCGTGGTGGTCGGCCACCACAGCGTGATCGGCATGGGCGTGTTCATCGGCCAGTCGACCCGCATCTACAACCGCGCCACCGGCGAGATCTCCTACGGCTACGTGCCGCCGGGCAGCGTGGTGGTGTCTGGTTCGCTGCCGGCCGCCGACGGCAGCCACTCGCTGTACTGCGCGGTGATCGTCAAGCAGGTCGACGCCAAGACGCGGGCCAAGACCAGCATCAACGAACTGCTGCGCGGCTGA
- the map gene encoding type I methionyl aminopeptidase encodes MTLHLKTPEEIEKMRIAGRLAAEVLEMVGAHVKPGVTTEELDRICHDHIVNVQGAIPANVGYRGYPKTTCTSVNNVICHGIPSPGKVLKDGDILNIDVTVIKDGWHGDTSRMYYVGTPSVMARRLVETTFEAMWRGIRAVKPGATLGDIGHAIQSYAEAERFTVVREYCGHGIGKVYHDEPQVLHYGRPGEGMLLRPGMTFTIEPMINEGTRYTKVLPDGWTVVTKDRKLSAQWEHMVAVTEDGVDVLTLAPGDVSLLAAGQMPPA; translated from the coding sequence ATGACCCTGCACCTGAAGACCCCCGAGGAAATCGAGAAGATGCGCATCGCCGGCCGCCTGGCCGCCGAAGTGCTGGAAATGGTCGGCGCGCACGTGAAGCCGGGCGTGACCACCGAGGAACTGGACCGGATCTGCCACGACCACATCGTCAACGTGCAGGGCGCGATCCCGGCCAACGTCGGCTACCGGGGCTACCCGAAGACGACCTGCACCTCGGTCAACAACGTGATCTGCCACGGCATCCCCAGCCCTGGCAAGGTCCTCAAGGACGGCGACATCCTCAACATCGACGTCACCGTCATCAAGGACGGCTGGCACGGCGACACCAGCCGCATGTACTACGTCGGCACCCCGTCGGTGATGGCCAGGCGGCTGGTCGAGACCACCTTCGAGGCGATGTGGCGCGGCATCCGCGCCGTGAAGCCAGGCGCGACCCTCGGCGACATCGGCCACGCGATCCAGAGCTACGCCGAAGCCGAGCGTTTCACCGTGGTGCGTGAGTACTGCGGCCACGGCATCGGCAAGGTCTACCACGACGAACCTCAGGTGCTGCACTACGGCCGCCCTGGCGAGGGCATGCTGCTGCGGCCGGGGATGACCTTCACCATCGAGCCGATGATCAACGAGGGCACCCGCTACACCAAGGTCCTGCCCGACGGCTGGACCGTGGTGACCAAGGACCGCAAGCTCTCCGCGCAGTGGGAACACATGGTCGCGGTGACCGAGGACGGCGTGGACGTGCTGACGCTGGCCCCCGGCGACGTGTCCTTGCTGGCCGCTGGCCAGATGCCGCCGGCGTGA
- a CDS encoding Csu type fimbrial protein — MNLFKSTLIASALVAAGIAGNASAATATGNFQVRINITESCAFSTTGASDVNFGDKARSSSGNADNTGTLVVNCTQGTPFNIGLNAGTYTGATVATRRMSNGANSIPYSLYRDSNRTLNWGNTVSTDTHAGTGTGANQSISVYGRVAGGAAVNVPAGVYTDTIQATITY, encoded by the coding sequence ATGAACCTGTTCAAGAGCACCCTGATCGCCTCTGCCCTGGTTGCCGCCGGTATCGCCGGCAATGCCAGTGCCGCTACCGCCACTGGTAACTTCCAGGTGCGGATCAACATCACCGAGTCCTGCGCGTTCAGCACCACCGGCGCATCGGACGTCAACTTCGGCGACAAGGCCCGCTCCTCGTCCGGCAACGCCGACAATACCGGCACCCTGGTGGTCAACTGCACCCAGGGCACCCCGTTCAACATCGGTCTGAACGCGGGCACCTATACCGGCGCCACCGTCGCCACTCGCCGCATGAGTAACGGCGCCAACAGCATCCCGTACAGCCTGTACCGCGACAGCAACCGGACCCTGAACTGGGGCAACACCGTCTCCACCGACACCCACGCCGGCACCGGCACTGGTGCCAACCAAAGCATCTCCGTGTATGGCCGCGTGGCAGGCGGTGCGGCGGTGAACGTGCCGGCAGGCGTGTATACCGATACCATCCAGGCGACGATCACGTACTGA
- the dapE gene encoding succinyl-diaminopimelate desuccinylase, translating into MSDVLELARELIARPSVTPDDAGCQALLAARLQRAGFACEHLRFGEVDNLWATHGSGAPVLVLLGHTDVVPPGPREAWSSDPFAPEIRNGVLYGRGAADMKGSVAAFAVAAERFVAAHPEHPGTLAILLTSDEEGDAIDGVRRVADLFRERGQRIDWCITGEPSSTARLGDLLRVGRRGSLSGTLTVKGVQGHVAYPHKARNPIHQAAPALAELVGQVWDGGYESFPPTSLQISNIHAGTGANNVIPGELQVLFNLRYNPHWNAPALEAEIAALLDRHGLEYELRWHRSGEPFYTPEGRLRAVAREVLGQFAGEPPEESTGGGTSDARFIAPLGAQCIEIGPVNASIHQVDEHVSVADLEALPALYGRLVERLLLL; encoded by the coding sequence ATGAGCGATGTGCTTGAACTGGCGCGCGAATTGATCGCGCGTCCTTCCGTCACCCCCGACGACGCCGGCTGCCAGGCGCTGCTCGCCGCGCGCCTGCAGCGCGCCGGCTTCGCCTGCGAGCACTTGCGCTTCGGCGAGGTCGACAACCTCTGGGCCACGCACGGCAGCGGCGCGCCGGTGCTGGTCCTGCTCGGCCATACCGACGTGGTGCCGCCCGGCCCGCGCGAAGCCTGGAGCAGCGATCCGTTCGCGCCGGAAATCCGCAACGGCGTGCTGTACGGCCGTGGCGCGGCGGACATGAAGGGCAGCGTGGCCGCGTTCGCGGTCGCCGCCGAGCGGTTCGTGGCGGCGCATCCGGAGCATCCCGGCACGCTGGCCATCCTGCTCACCTCGGACGAGGAAGGCGACGCCATCGACGGCGTGCGACGGGTCGCCGACCTGTTCCGCGAGCGCGGCCAGCGCATCGACTGGTGCATTACCGGCGAACCGTCCTCGACCGCCAGGCTCGGCGACCTGCTGCGCGTGGGCCGCCGTGGCAGCCTGTCGGGCACGCTGACGGTGAAGGGTGTGCAGGGCCACGTCGCCTATCCGCACAAGGCGCGCAACCCGATCCACCAGGCCGCGCCGGCGCTGGCCGAACTCGTCGGGCAGGTCTGGGATGGAGGCTATGAGAGCTTCCCGCCGACCTCGCTGCAGATCAGCAATATCCACGCCGGCACCGGCGCCAACAACGTCATCCCCGGCGAACTGCAGGTGCTGTTCAACCTGCGCTACAACCCGCACTGGAATGCGCCGGCACTGGAGGCGGAGATCGCCGCGCTGCTGGACCGGCACGGCCTGGAGTACGAACTGCGCTGGCACCGCAGCGGCGAGCCGTTCTACACGCCCGAGGGCCGGCTGCGCGCGGTCGCGCGCGAAGTGCTGGGCCAGTTTGCCGGCGAGCCGCCGGAGGAGAGCACCGGCGGCGGAACCTCCGACGCCCGCTTCATCGCGCCGCTGGGTGCGCAGTGCATCGAGATCGGCCCGGTCAACGCCAGCATCCACCAGGTCGACGAGCACGTATCAGTCGCCGATCTGGAGGCGCTGCCCGCCCTCTACGGCCGCCTGGTCGAACGCCTGCTGTTGTTGTAG
- a CDS encoding arsenate reductase gives MTTIYGLKNCDTCKKATKWLDRFGVAYTFVDYRDSKPSPETLVEWAGRAGGFDALVNKSSTTWRQLPDNRKSPGSEAEWKLLLREHPQLVRRPVVVKDDGAFSQGFSDNGFKKLFG, from the coding sequence ATGACCACGATCTACGGCCTGAAGAACTGCGACACCTGCAAGAAGGCCACCAAGTGGCTGGACCGCTTCGGCGTGGCGTACACCTTCGTCGACTACCGCGACAGCAAGCCCTCGCCGGAGACGCTGGTGGAATGGGCGGGCAGGGCCGGCGGCTTCGACGCGCTGGTCAACAAGTCCTCCACCACCTGGCGGCAGCTGCCGGACAACCGCAAGTCGCCCGGCAGCGAGGCCGAATGGAAGCTGCTGCTGCGCGAGCATCCGCAGCTGGTCCGGCGGCCGGTGGTGGTCAAGGACGATGGCGCCTTCAGCCAGGGTTTCTCCGACAACGGTTTCAAGAAGTTGTTCGGATAA